The stretch of DNA CTAGAGGGGGGAGGCCGCAGACTGCTTCCTTCTTGGGGGGGGGTGCGTGTGGGTGTGTTTGACAGCAGGGGTTTTAGTCCAAGGGAAGGGGAGCCGATGGGGACCCCAGCACGAGTCTGGAGCTGCTCAGGCAGCAGAGCGCCCGGGCTCTGGAGTCTGCTTCCCCCTGCTGGTGGCCGCGCGGAAGCTCGGCGGGATGGACACTTGGTCCGGGGTGGCTTCTGCTTTGGGGGCAGCCTGAGGGTTCGACAGCCTGGTCTTTACTGCCGGCTGcctggagccccctccccacccccatctacTACCACGGCTTCCTCACGAAGACTGCTGGTTGCCCAGGGAGCATGCCcggatggggaaactgaggcaggaacaTAGCATGGCCAGGGCATGGGAACAGGGGGACagaagtcgtgtgtgtgtgtggggggggggcaagTGGCCATGGTCAACGGTCTGTGTCAGACCACCTTGGGCCATAATCCGGGGATCTAGCGGTGGCGGGGTGCACCTGACTTCCAGGTACACAAACGCCTGTGTacgtgcgtgcgcgcgcgcgcatgtGCGCCTCCATGTGGACACGTGTGTTCCTGTGGTGGGGGGCTTACTGAGGCCGGGGGCGGCAGCATGGACCAATCTGAGAATTGCACCGCGCCTCCGCCCCTAGTCGGGGCGCTGGGGGCCACGGCCGCGTGGATCCGTGTGTGGCTGCCGCCTCTTGGGGCCTGAGCCCCTAACTGTGCCCACCCCGGGGAGGGGCTGCCGTGGCTTCTCCCGGTGGGAGCTGCCTGCGTCCCTCCCCCTCCCACGGGGGCCgtgccccttcctctcccctcccccgtgCCTGTCTGTGCTCAGCGTCTGGGGCTTCCGCGTGCGTTCCGTCCGTGTCTCCTCGTGGCCCGTGCGCACGCACCCTGCCGCGAGACGGCGAGGTGGGGGTGTCCCTTTCCTGGTCCGGAGTCTCCTTCCTCCCCCGGGCGCCCGGCCCCCCGAAGGAGGCCCTCTGGGGCGCTCACGGTCACGGGCTCAGACCCAGCGCCCCGCGCGGCGCGGCACGGAGGGAGGGGGCGGCGGCGGGGAGCGCGGGCGGGCAGACGCGTCAccaaggcaggcagacagacgggcgggcgggcggggaggGAGGCGGCGGCCGCGGGTTCGAGCCGGCGCCGGAGCACCCCCCCCACCTCCGTTACCCTGCAGCCCCCCTCCCCGAACCAGGAGCCGCACGAAATGCAATTTCCCGTGCTGGCGCCTCGGCTCCCGGGGGCGGGGGTCGGGCTGGGGGGTGCCTTTCCGGGCGGGTgttggaaaagaagagaaagaaggggggtagggagagagagagagagcgagcgagcggcGGCAGaccccccctcctcccaccccacccaacgAGGTGAGCGCGGGCGCCGGGCGGGCCGGGGGCGCGGCGGGGCGGGACgcggctgcagcccccacccccgcGCGCGCCGCACCTGCTCGCGGCCCCCGCGGGGACGCCCTGGCGTCCGAGGGCCCGGCCCTCCATTGTTGGCGGCAGCCGGCGAAGGGGGCGGGGAGGCCCGGCGGCAGCTCCCGCCACCCTCGCCTCGGCCGGGAAAGGGCGCCTGGGCGGCCGATCGGGAGGGCTTGGGGAGCGGGGTCTTTTCCCATCCCCATACCGGAGTCGCTCGCGAGCGGGAGCTTCCAGCCGTGGGAGAGGGGGGTGACTGGGAGTCAGGGCGGGGACCATGGGGGAGGCCACCGGTGTCCGGGGCGCCCCGCATCTGACCGCGCACGGATGGCCCGAGCAGCGGCCGCGAGCTTTGTTCTTGGGGACGCAGAGCGCATGGGACCCTCGGAAAGCTAGGCCCGGGAGGACGTGCCGGCCTTcagcgtgcgcgcgcgcgcgcgctgtCGAGAAGGCTCAGTCGGCCAAGTTCACGGGTGCCCGAACTCAGCGGGGGACTACTTCTCCCAGCGATCCCCCACTCCCTCCACTGCCCACAGCTCCGGCCTGGCTGTGGCCACAGGCTTGGGGAGGGTACAGCGGCCCCCCTCTGGGACCACGAGATTTAAGACTAAGAATCCTCGCAACAAAAActgcctgtaaaaaaaaaaaaagaaagaaaatcatgtaGGTCCCCTCACGCCCCAAATCCCAGAGCTAAGGAGCGGTTTGAGAGCGAGAAAGGCACTCCCTCCACCCGTCTGAACTTGGCTAATGTAGGGCAGACTTGGGGGGGACGGTAAAGATGCCCTCTTTGGTCACTCCACTCTCCCCAAAAAAGAagaccccccccccacctccccaaaGCCCTAGCTACTACACACCCACTGGTCCGGAGCGCACGCGTGCATTCACGGAAGATACACGGGCCTGTGCATGGCTCACAGGGGGGACTCCTGGAGAAAACTTAAGCACCCCCACCACTGGAAGCCAAAGCAGGGCCCAGGGTTTCACAAAACAGCACCTGGGTAGATCTTCTCTACGTACCCACACCCACATACCGGAAGTAAGCAGACCTTGGTCGCACCAAGATCCCAGAGTACCAGGAGCCTTCCAGAAAGTTCGTGACAAGTTGTACTGACAGGTTTGTGGGGCCAAGGTTTGCGGCCTGCGGTTGACGCAGCCACAGCCCATCCTGGAGTGCCCAGgctccctgggaggctgcaggtgatggccccaggacttgggcccctgccacccatgtggggttGAGTCACCAGTCTCCAGCgtttcctggcccagcctcagctgtgtggggggatttggggagtgaacaccaATGCACATTTTTCTAACATATGAGTTttgatcaactttttaaaaaattgtttatattgcaaaggtagatggagaaacagagatcttccatctgctggctcactccccaagtggcagcagtggccagagctgagccgatcctaagctaagagccaggagcctcttccgggtctcccacgcgggggcagggtcccaaggctttgggccgtcccccactgctttcccaggtcacaggcagggagcaggatgggatgtTGAGCctctaggatatgaaccagtgcccatatgggatccgagtgtgcaaggcaaagactttggctTCTAGGCTACCAAGCCGGGCCCTGgcctatgcatttttttttaattttgcactAAAATAGTTTCATCATTCAATTCCTTTCTTTTCAATAACTTTTCCTACATGTACATGTGTACGCGCAGGCTGGCATACACACACAGGAAACGCACAGGGAGACACCCCAAAATCGCAGCCCCGATCCCGGCTCGTGGAGCCGCCTTTGCTATCCTTCCTGCTTTTAcagcttagattttttttctaggagGGTGGGGATTGGACGGAGGGAGGGTCACTTTAACCAGAAGACACCCCAGACACCAGCTACCCACACACGCTGGCTCTGGGGTGagcctcaccaacatgcatgatcgcatgtgtgcgcacacacacacacacaccccctgggACGAGTGAGAATGGCCTTTGCCCCAGCAGGCCGGTTGGGCGGCGGGGAAGAAGTCCCAGCTACACAGGGACTTCAGGGGAACCTTCTCTTTCCCCCCAGCCAGGAGTGGAAATCCTGCTGTCACTGCAAGGTCCTGGCTGCCAGGCCGTGCCCAGTCTGCGGGCAGTTACTCTCACACAGGTTGCCAGTTCCATCTCCCCGCCTTTCCCCGATCCACCCCCTTGATTTTCAACTAGATGCTGGGCTGTGGCGTCCCACCTCCTTCCTGTCTTCTGGCCTCGGACCCGCAGATCTGTGCCAGCTGCCTGGCTTTCCTGGGGGACAAGGTTAAGATCTGCCTGCACTGGTTGACTCGCTCTGCCGCCCACCTTTGGGAAGGGAGCGGTTTGATAACAGGGGCACCCGCCCTGCCTCTGGGAACCTGCAGCCAGGTGCTTCCCAGGAGACCAAATGGTGGAGGTAGGGGGGAaaaggggaggggaatcccaccCAGCATGGGGTCTGACTGTTACACCTCCCCGACCCTCAAGAGCTAAGCTTGTAGCAAGGTCTTCTGAGGGTGTCTGGGAGCCCCAACAGGTGCAACCAGAGGCGATATATTGTATTCATCATTGTATTCGCTGCTTAGCATCATTCACTCACTGCTATTCACCTTGGTTGGATGGAAAGGTGTCATAAGAGCTTGGTTCTggcactgccccccaccccgacCTGCCCTCCCCGGCCCCCACTCCTGATCTGGATGGGGATGGGGGCTGCTGTGCAGGATTCAGCGGGCCTATAGTGAAGCAGATGTAGGGCACTCCGGAAGTTGAAATAGTTACGACGCTGCTCCCAGCTTTCTGAGCACACAGTTGGTATCTAGTGTTGACACCCCCCCCAAAGTAGCATTCTTGCCACCCTGCCTGTCCTGGGGTACACGTTGGGGGAGGTCCCTGAGATCTTGCCAAGGGTCTGGGGGAACATTCAACCAGTCGGTGAGTTTGGAGGCCTCAGGCAAACCATCGGCCGTTGAGTGGACCCTGAGGCCTGGAATGCCATCGTCCTCATCAAATTCTGGGGAACCCCAATTCCCAGATCCTGGGGTGCTCCCACCCCGCCCAAGTTCACAATCAACATTCATTATTGTTGGTGGGTTGTGAGGACACAGGCCAGACCCACCGGCAGATGGATGCCACTGTGACTGGGCCACACAgcctggggggaaggggagggtgggGCTGAGCCCTGGGCCTGAGATGGGGGGAAGGCTGGCATGGGCCTGTGTCCTGCTGGCTTGCCATgtgggttcaaggcctggctgcttcacttccaacccagctccctgggagagcagcagatgtgccacgtgcctggggccctgcaccacgTGGAAGACCATGATCGGTCCaggttcatttttattgcaaagtcagatatacagagaggaggagagacagagaggaagatcttccgcccattgattcactccccacatggctgcaatggctggagctgcactgatccaaagccaggagcacaaagcctcttcctggtctcccacgcgggtgcaggttcccaaggctctgggccgtcctccactgtcttcccaggccacaggcagggagctggatgggaagcggggctgccgggattagaaccagcgtccatatgggatcccggtgcgttcaaggcgagggctttagccgctaggccaccacgccaggcccaaaaaataaataaatctttatatatatatatatataatctgagGAGTGTCCTGTTGCCACCGGCTTGTCATCTTGCCCGGAAGGTATTTCCCTCGTGGCTTCCCCCTCCAGCCAGGGCcgctctctctcctcccagcATCTGACCGTACCGACTCCATGCCtacccagcccaggccctggcagaTCTTGTCCTGGTCTAGACTTCAGACTTCTCAATTGGCAGCTGCAGTGTGCGTGTGAAAACTCTCCTCACCCAGGAAGGGCCTGGTCCTTACTCTTCCCGGCCCCAGCAGACTCCCCCCCACCACACCCCCAGGAGAGAGCCTGGGGCCGCCTTCCTGTCAGAGATAATGAATGTATCCCAGGGGCGGGCACCTGCTCCTTCCGCAGCCCAAGGGGGAAGGAAGCAAGAGTTACTGAGTTTCAGGGGTCACTCTAAAGGCAGAGTTTCCAAGCCACCTGCTGGTAGATGCCAGAGGGGGTAGGGAGGCCAGGCCCTATCCCCCACTACAGCCACCCCCTCAGTCATGTGCATTCAGGAGGAGGTCACTAGAGGACCCCCCCACTTCCCAGGAACCTCCTGTCTACCCCGCCCTCAACCCCTTCCCCACACGCTCACCCCTTGGAGGTTATAAAGCTCAGGATTGAATGCAAACTGCCAAACTCCTGGGAGAGGCCAAGAccgaagagacagagaaacagacacacacgggagagacagacaggcctgggcctggcccagcaccatgggGACCTTCAACTTGTGGACTGATTACCTAGGGCTGGCGCGCCTGGTAGGGGCGCTGCGCGATGAGGAGGGGGACCCCGGGGCCACTCCGGAACCCCAGCCGCAGGCGTCCACGCCCACGCCCAGGCCGGCAGCCCAAGAGGAGGACGCTGCCGACCAGGCCGCCGCTGCCCTCATGGACAACCCGGAGCCCCCCGAAACCCTGCCAGGGGCCCCTGAGCGCCTTTGCTCCTTCTGTAAGCACAACGGCGAGTCGCGGGCCATCTACCAGTCGCACGTGCTCAAGGACGAGGAGGGCCGCGTGCTGTGCCCCATCCTGCGTGACTACGTATGCCCGCAGTGCGGTGCCACGCGGGAGCGCGCCCACACCCGCCGCTTCTGCCCGCTCACGGGCCAGGGCTACACCTCCGTGTACAGCTACGCCACCCGCAACTCGGCCGGCAGGAAGCTGTTCCGGCCGGACAAGGCCAAGACGCAGGATGGCGGCGGCCATCACCATCACCGCCGGGGCGGCGGAGGAGCGGCTGCAGGTGCCTGGCGCGATCGAGGGGGCATGGGGGGAGGCTGGCctgcaggggcagcaggaggGACAGCTTCCATCGGCCCTCGGTTGGGGCAGGACTTGGCCGTGTGGCCTTGGGTCAGTCACTGACCCTCTCTGAACCCAGTTGGAGACAGACCAGCTCTCCTTGgagtggcagggagagagatGCCAGCTGGACACCTTGTTGGAGTCGTTTCAGGAAAGAGGtgttggggggggtggggagcaagGCCCAGGCCTTGGGATGGTTTTAGGGGGCGCAGGGTGGTGGGAACAGGGGGAGGTATCCAGGTTTGGGgatccccagttggctgcagatggctgaggactgggccaggctgaagccgggagcctggaatgccacccatgcgggtgcagggaccccatgCACCAGGGCCACCTCCCACCGCCTCCCGGGGTGTGCGAgaggctgggattgggagcagggtTTGAACTTGGGACCATACAGGATGTAGGTGTGCAGAGGCTTAAGGGACAGAGGCCTAGGGTCACAGGAGCatcaccccccaccaccaccccttaGGGTTTCCCAGAGCTATGGGTCGCGGGGGAGTTTTTGGGTCAAGGAGGAGCCCTCACTGCCAGCCCCGCGGTGCCCCCAGGACGAGGCTGCGCGTTTGGCCCGGGGTGTTTCTCCAGCCGGGCAGCCACTAGGTGCCGCCCGAGCCCCAGCAGCCCCGCGGGCGGCACTCCGAGCTGCCCTCGCTGAGGGTTCCCTTCCACACGCAGGCTCCAAGGGTGCCGGCAAGCAGGGACCTTCGCGGGCGGCCTCGCCCTAGCCGGCTGACCCGGGAAGGACAGCGTCGCGCCTGCACCAGCTACGCCGACCTGGCTTCTGGGAGACGACGGGGCCCTGCGAGGATTCAGCCCCAGGCCCACTCTGCTctgcccaaccctgccctgcGGGCACCAGGACTGGAGCTGGTCCCCTGtggtgggggagagaggggagctgcttggggctgcccagggccagagctggtccagcaTCCTGCACCCCACACCCCTCTTCCCCACGGGGACCTGCCCAAACCCTCAGTACAATAAATGCTTATGAATGGCTCAGCCAGTGGAGGCCATGACGCAGGATGAGGCAGCTGGAAGCCTCGCTGCGGTGGCCCCCGGTGGCCCCTGGCCACCCCGGGGTGCCTCTCAGAACAGGCTCTTGGAGTCCGGGTCATCACACAACCCCCACACTGATGCGGCTTACTTCCTgccagggaggtgggggagacgGTGATGGCCTCTCTGGGTGCCCAGTCACCCCGGGGTAGGGGTGGCAGAGAACAGGAGTGggtcctgggcagggctggggcacgAGTGGGGCAGTGGGAGCAGCCTGGAGCCAGCCTGTCAGTCAGCCCCCACTGCCTCCATCTGGGAGGGTGTGCGTGCTTGCTGtaccctcccatgtgggtgtaccCCCCACACACACGCGTACTTACACACGTggtgcatacacatacacatcccACCCTGGTGGGGACCCCCGTGAGTGGCCTCCACCAGGCAGGAAGCCCAGAAGGGCTGGAGGAGGGCACAGAAATCACTGGGCCTCTCCACAGTCCTTTATTGCCACAGGAAATACAATGGAAGCTTCCAGAACCTTGGGCTTCAATCGGCAAACCTGAATAAATGCTGGGGGTGCAGGGCGGTGGAGGTGAGCCCAGTGAGCTCTGGGGTGACAGTAggggtccctcccacccagcccctgccagctgtgGATCCCGGGGAGTGGGGAAGGGCTTCCTTGCAGGCCACAGGCATACGTGgacccctcttctgctgctgctttgggagggGGCTGCCCTACAGGTCTTTCCAGAGCTGCTGCGGGGGCGCCCCGGCCCTCTGGCGGGCGTAGGGTGCAAGGCCTGGGCCAGCTTCCCCTGCCGCCGTGGCTTTTGGCTTCCGGTGCTGCAGGCGCCTGAAGGCATCCAGGTCACGGTGGGCGCTCATGATCAGGCGGCTGTATGGGGGCACCCGGGGTCAGGTACGGGGGGACATCTGAGGCCAGGTGTGGGTGCACACATGGGGACACGCTTGGCAAGTTGCGGGTGTGCACACAGGGACATGCGGGGCCAGGCAACAAGCACGCACGCACAGCCCCTTCCCGTGGGACCCTCACTCACTTGAGATTGGAGAGCTCCAGCACCAGGCCGCGGACCGTGTCACTGGCATCCTGCAGCGGGCAGGCCTCCGGGGGTGTGCAGGGTCTGGGAGGGAGGTCCGGGTAGCCCTGCAGGTGAGCCGGGCAGCACCGCGGGGACAGGGTCCCTCCCCAACCCACACTCAGGATTCTAGAAAGTTCTTTGCCAAATGTCTTCTGCTCCAAGGTGGTGGGGGTGCATCCCTGACCACCAGGGCTACGTTTTAACcccattcacccacccacccgTCACACACCCACCCGGGCCCGCAGCTCAGGGCAGGCCCCAGAGCGCGACCTCCTGGGCCTGGGGCTCTCAGCAGCCCACAGCCCCTCCGCTGTCACACCCAGGACCCATGCACCTGCCGCCACCCCCCAGGCCTTCTCTCCTGGTTCCCAtcacaggagacccaggcccccaTGGGCAGGTAGCACAGGCCCCACGCCCccgttggggtggggagggggtggcacaGGCTTCGTCCCAGAATGGTTCGTCCCCATCACTGTGGGACCTAGGACAGGGAGTCAGGCCGGAACCGAAGCCAGGGAACTGCTGCCTGGACACcccaggaggagggaggagggctcacacacaccctcaccctcATGTATTATCACACATTCTCACGAGTGCACTGCCATATACGCACACCATTCTCACACTCACTGTCACACACTGCTGCACTCAGATTTCATCCTTATAGTCACTTCCCACATGTACTCACAATTCACActcatagggcctggcacagtagcctagcagttaaagtccagctgggattccatatggacgacagttctaatcccggctgctccacttcccatccttctcaCACTCATTCTCATTTGCTGTCACACCTCCACTCACACAGTCACACTCACGTGAGCTCACAATTCACTCACACACAGCAGCCCCCATGCATTCACGTGGCTGCCACACTCAGCTCCAGTGCTTGCAGAGAACAGTCACTCAgccagacatgcacacacacagtcaacacccccacactcccaggctgtcacacacacacacacacacagacaacacTCCCACAGCCCCCACACTTCCaggctatcacacacacacagtcaacacccccacactcccaggctgtcacacacacagagacaacacCCCCAcagccctcacactcacacactc from Ochotona princeps isolate mOchPri1 chromosome 33, mOchPri1.hap1, whole genome shotgun sequence encodes:
- the NANOS3 gene encoding nanos homolog 3 yields the protein MGTFNLWTDYLGLARLVGALRDEEGDPGATPEPQPQASTPTPRPAAQEEDAADQAAAALMDNPEPPETLPGAPERLCSFCKHNGESRAIYQSHVLKDEEGRVLCPILRDYVCPQCGATRERAHTRRFCPLTGQGYTSVYSYATRNSAGRKLFRPDKAKTQDGGGHHHHRRGGGGAAAGSKGAGKQGPSRAASP